In the genome of Myxococcus guangdongensis, one region contains:
- the acs gene encoding acetate--CoA ligase, producing the protein MTAQKDSFVAPKEHFSRDAHVKSIDAYRALHEKSLREPEAFWGEQAQRLTWFHPPEAIREVDAEQVDFSWFSGGKLNVAYNCVDRHARERPGKAAIIWAKNEPGEYETITFRDLQHHVGRVANVLKAHGVKKGDRVCIYLPMIPELAYTMLACARIGAVHSVVFAGFSSESLRERILDSGARVLVTANEGPRGPKSVPTKAIADEAVEGLTQVSSVLVVRRTSREVPMVEGRDAWLDQEMSRHRGVCPAEWMDAEDPLFILYTSGSTGKPKGVLHTTGGYLVYAATTHHYVFDVRPDDVHFCTADLGWVTGHSYLLYGPLTNGTTTVLFESTPSYPDSGRLWQVVDDVKATVLYTAPTALRALIKEGDGFVKKSSRKSLRLLGSVGEPINPEVWRWYHDVVGEGRCPIIDTWWQTETGGILISPLPGATPCKPGSATLPFFGVEPVLLDDEGRIIEGNGVSGNLCLARSWPGQARTLYGHHQRFVETYYSRFPNLYFTGDGCRRDEDGYYWITGRVDDVLNVSGHRLGTAEVESALVAHEAVAEAAVVGFPHDIKGTGVCAFVTVKPDWQETSSEQMVGALKEQVRHVIGPIATPDRVVVVNGLPKTRSGKILRRMLRKIASGETENLGDSTTLADPSVLDELLTKATPVQAQR; encoded by the coding sequence ATGACTGCCCAGAAGGATTCGTTCGTCGCGCCCAAGGAGCACTTCTCCCGCGACGCGCACGTGAAGAGCATCGACGCGTACCGCGCGCTCCATGAGAAGAGCCTGCGCGAGCCCGAGGCGTTCTGGGGCGAGCAGGCCCAGCGGCTCACCTGGTTCCACCCGCCGGAGGCCATCCGCGAGGTGGACGCGGAGCAGGTGGACTTCTCGTGGTTCAGCGGCGGCAAGCTCAATGTGGCCTACAACTGCGTGGACCGCCACGCGCGCGAGCGCCCCGGCAAGGCCGCCATCATCTGGGCGAAGAACGAGCCGGGTGAGTACGAGACCATCACCTTCCGAGACCTGCAGCACCACGTCGGACGTGTGGCCAACGTGCTCAAGGCGCACGGCGTGAAGAAGGGCGACCGTGTCTGCATCTACCTGCCGATGATTCCGGAGCTGGCGTACACCATGCTCGCGTGCGCGCGCATCGGCGCGGTGCACTCGGTGGTGTTCGCGGGCTTCTCGTCGGAGTCGCTGCGCGAGCGCATCCTCGACTCGGGTGCGCGGGTGCTCGTCACCGCGAACGAGGGGCCGCGCGGGCCCAAGAGCGTGCCCACCAAGGCCATCGCCGACGAGGCGGTGGAGGGGCTCACCCAGGTGTCCTCCGTACTGGTGGTGCGGCGCACCTCGCGCGAGGTGCCCATGGTGGAGGGCCGTGACGCGTGGTTGGACCAGGAGATGTCGCGCCACCGCGGCGTGTGTCCGGCCGAGTGGATGGACGCGGAGGACCCGCTCTTCATCCTCTACACCTCCGGCTCCACCGGGAAGCCCAAGGGCGTGCTGCACACCACGGGCGGCTACCTGGTGTACGCGGCGACGACGCACCACTACGTCTTCGACGTGCGCCCCGACGACGTGCACTTCTGCACCGCGGACCTGGGCTGGGTGACGGGCCACAGCTATCTCTTGTACGGCCCGCTCACCAACGGCACCACCACGGTGCTCTTCGAGTCCACGCCGTCCTACCCGGACTCGGGCCGACTCTGGCAGGTGGTGGACGACGTGAAGGCCACCGTCCTCTACACGGCGCCCACCGCGCTGCGCGCGCTCATCAAGGAGGGCGACGGCTTCGTGAAGAAGTCCTCGCGCAAGTCGTTGCGGTTGCTCGGCAGCGTGGGCGAGCCCATCAACCCGGAGGTGTGGCGCTGGTACCACGACGTGGTGGGCGAGGGCCGCTGCCCCATCATCGACACGTGGTGGCAGACGGAGACGGGCGGCATCCTCATCTCCCCGCTGCCGGGCGCGACGCCGTGCAAGCCGGGAAGCGCCACCCTGCCCTTCTTCGGCGTGGAGCCGGTGCTGCTGGACGACGAGGGCCGCATCATCGAAGGCAACGGCGTCAGCGGCAACCTGTGCCTGGCGCGCTCGTGGCCGGGGCAGGCGCGCACGCTGTATGGCCACCACCAGCGCTTCGTGGAGACGTACTACTCGCGCTTCCCCAACCTGTACTTCACCGGCGACGGCTGCCGGCGCGACGAGGACGGGTACTACTGGATCACGGGCCGCGTGGACGACGTGCTCAACGTGTCCGGCCACCGGCTGGGGACGGCGGAGGTGGAGAGCGCGCTGGTGGCGCACGAGGCCGTGGCCGAGGCCGCCGTGGTGGGTTTCCCGCACGACATCAAGGGCACCGGCGTGTGCGCCTTCGTCACGGTGAAGCCCGACTGGCAGGAGACCTCCAGCGAGCAGATGGTGGGCGCGCTCAAGGAGCAGGTGCGTCACGTCATCGGCCCCATCGCCACGCCGGACCGCGTCGTGGTGGTCAACGGCCTGCCCAAGACGCGCTCGGGCAAGATTCTGCGCCGCATGCTGCGCAAGATTGCGTCCGGCGAGACGGAGAACCTGGGTGACTCCACCACCCTGGCGGACCCGTCCGTGCTGGACGAGCTGCTCACCAAGGCCACGCCCGTGCAGGCCCAGCGCTGA
- a CDS encoding DUF485 domain-containing protein, producing MSSPSQEEALERLAAARWRVAAVLTVATLVAYFGFILLVAFNKPLMGQQLVPGLSVGILLGALVIVTAWALTGIYMIWANGKYDRALRELRR from the coding sequence ATGTCCTCCCCATCTCAAGAAGAGGCATTGGAAAGACTCGCGGCCGCGCGCTGGCGGGTGGCCGCCGTGCTCACCGTGGCCACGCTGGTGGCCTACTTCGGCTTCATCCTGCTGGTGGCCTTCAACAAGCCGTTGATGGGCCAGCAGCTCGTCCCCGGGTTGTCGGTGGGAATCCTGCTGGGCGCGCTCGTCATCGTGACGGCGTGGGCACTGACGGGCATCTACATGATCTGGGCGAACGGGAAGTACGACCGGGCCCTGCGCGAACTGCGTCGTTGA
- a CDS encoding sodium:solute symporter family transporter, which yields MNPPSATGTQLGQPNSTAILFFLLFVGVTLGITYWAARKTKTTSEFFAAGGGVSALQNGFALAGDYMSAASFLGIAGLVAMSGFDGLIYSVGWLVGWPVVTFLIAEPLRNLGKYTFADVVAYRLKQTPVRLAAALGTLTVVSFYLIAQMVGAGNLIHLLFGLSYEVAVVIVGAVMILYVLFGGMIATTWVQIVKAVLLLAGASALALAVLYKFGFSPLALFSEATRQYGEKTLAPGALVSNPLETVSLGLALMFGTAGLPHILMRFYTVPDAKAARSSVFYATGLIGYFYLVTFILGFGASVLVGRQAITSVDKGGNMAAPMLAEVVGGTGFLGFISAVAFATILAVVAGLTLSGAAALSHDLWSSVVRKGQAPEHEQLKVARLASLFLGVLAVILGVAFKGQNVAFMVGLAFAIAASANFPALLLSMAWKKFTTYGAVASMLTGSFSAVLLIFLSPTVQVDLLKNTSALFPLKNPGIITMPLAFIVGVLVSLMFPERESSERFAEVKHRMHMGAGKPSGAPVAAAASVEHTGPTPTPTPSKA from the coding sequence ATGAATCCCCCTTCGGCAACGGGCACGCAGCTGGGCCAGCCCAACTCCACGGCCATCCTCTTCTTCCTGCTCTTCGTGGGCGTCACCCTGGGAATCACGTACTGGGCGGCGCGCAAGACGAAGACGACCTCCGAGTTCTTCGCGGCGGGCGGCGGGGTGAGCGCGCTGCAGAACGGCTTCGCGCTGGCGGGCGACTACATGAGCGCCGCCAGCTTCCTGGGCATCGCGGGTCTGGTCGCGATGTCGGGCTTCGATGGCCTCATCTACTCGGTGGGCTGGTTGGTGGGCTGGCCGGTGGTGACGTTCCTCATCGCCGAGCCCCTGCGGAACCTGGGCAAGTACACCTTCGCGGACGTCGTCGCGTACCGGCTCAAGCAGACACCGGTGCGGCTGGCCGCGGCGCTGGGCACGCTCACCGTGGTGAGCTTCTACCTGATTGCGCAGATGGTGGGCGCCGGCAACCTCATCCACCTGCTCTTCGGACTGTCCTACGAGGTCGCCGTCGTCATCGTCGGCGCGGTGATGATTCTCTACGTGCTCTTCGGCGGCATGATTGCCACCACGTGGGTGCAGATCGTGAAGGCGGTGCTGCTGCTGGCGGGCGCGTCCGCGCTGGCACTGGCGGTGCTCTACAAGTTCGGCTTCAGCCCGCTGGCGCTCTTCAGCGAGGCCACCCGCCAGTACGGCGAGAAGACGCTGGCGCCGGGCGCGCTGGTGAGCAACCCGCTGGAGACGGTGTCGCTGGGCCTGGCGCTGATGTTCGGCACGGCGGGCCTGCCGCACATCCTGATGCGCTTCTACACGGTACCGGACGCGAAGGCTGCGCGCAGCAGCGTGTTCTACGCCACGGGGCTCATCGGGTACTTCTACCTGGTGACGTTCATCCTCGGCTTCGGCGCGTCGGTGCTGGTGGGCCGGCAGGCGATTACGAGCGTGGACAAGGGCGGCAACATGGCGGCGCCCATGCTCGCCGAAGTGGTGGGCGGCACGGGCTTTCTGGGCTTCATCTCCGCGGTGGCCTTCGCCACCATCCTCGCGGTGGTGGCCGGCCTGACGCTGTCCGGCGCGGCGGCGCTGTCGCACGACTTGTGGTCCAGCGTGGTGCGCAAGGGCCAGGCCCCCGAGCACGAGCAGCTCAAGGTGGCGCGGCTGGCGAGCCTCTTCCTGGGCGTGCTCGCCGTCATCCTGGGCGTGGCCTTCAAGGGGCAGAACGTGGCCTTCATGGTGGGGCTCGCGTTCGCGATTGCCGCGAGCGCCAACTTCCCCGCGCTGCTGCTGTCCATGGCGTGGAAGAAGTTCACCACCTATGGCGCGGTGGCCAGCATGTTGACGGGCTCGTTCAGCGCGGTGCTGCTCATCTTCCTGTCGCCCACCGTACAAGTGGACCTGCTCAAGAACACGAGCGCCCTGTTCCCGCTGAAGAATCCAGGCATCATCACCATGCCATTGGCTTTCATCGTGGGGGTGCTCGTGTCGCTGATGTTCCCGGAGCGCGAGTCCAGCGAGCGCTTCGCCGAGGTGAAGCACCGCATGCACATGGGCGCGGGCAAGCCTTCCGGGGCCCCCGTGGCCGCGGCGGCCTCGGTGGAACACACAGGTCCGACACCCACGCCCACGCCCAGCAAGGCGTAA
- a CDS encoding RNA polymerase sigma factor, with protein sequence MVVTREGKGRSDAVLVSAARRGDREALEALLARYSSPVYRFGLRLCGSEAEARDVLQETLVTAFRGLHAFRGQARLSTWLYQVARSHCSRERRRQARGGARVSLDAPVARRVAATEPSLDDVAHARELGAVMRDALGTLSASDRQALLLRDVEGLSAEEAARETGIDVRAHKSRLHRARMRLREKLSGVSAVRD encoded by the coding sequence GTGGTGGTGACACGCGAGGGGAAGGGGCGGAGCGACGCGGTGCTCGTCTCGGCGGCGCGCCGGGGGGACCGGGAGGCGCTGGAGGCGCTGCTCGCCCGGTATTCCTCTCCGGTGTACCGCTTCGGGCTGCGCCTGTGCGGCTCCGAGGCCGAGGCCCGGGACGTGCTCCAGGAGACCCTGGTGACGGCGTTTCGGGGCCTCCACGCGTTCCGGGGGCAGGCTCGATTGTCGACGTGGCTCTACCAGGTGGCGCGCTCGCACTGCTCACGCGAGCGCCGCAGGCAGGCGCGCGGAGGGGCTCGCGTGTCGCTCGACGCCCCCGTGGCGCGGCGGGTGGCCGCCACCGAGCCCTCGCTCGATGACGTGGCGCACGCGCGTGAGTTGGGCGCGGTGATGCGGGACGCGCTCGGGACGCTGTCCGCGTCGGACCGGCAGGCGCTGCTCCTCAGGGACGTGGAGGGCCTGTCCGCGGAGGAGGCCGCGCGCGAGACGGGCATCGACGTGCGCGCACACAAGAGCCGCCTGCACCGCGCGCGCATGCGCCTGCGGGAGAAGCTCTCCGGGGTGTCTGCTGTCAGGGATTGA
- a CDS encoding YeeE/YedE family protein → MNTFLLPLLGGVLLGLGAALLLLFNGRIAGISGITGGLWTPASGDTGWRVAFIGGLMLGGVVLAAVRPSGLGAPVPTGVGTTLVAGVCVGFGTRLGSGCTSGHGVCGLARGSKRSLVATLTFMAAGAATVFVTRHLLGGLS, encoded by the coding sequence ATGAACACCTTCCTCCTGCCCCTCCTGGGCGGCGTCCTGCTGGGCCTCGGCGCGGCCCTCCTGCTCCTCTTCAACGGCCGCATCGCCGGCATCAGCGGCATCACCGGTGGCCTCTGGACACCCGCGTCGGGTGACACCGGGTGGCGCGTGGCCTTCATCGGCGGGCTGATGCTGGGAGGCGTGGTGCTGGCGGCCGTGCGCCCCTCGGGGCTCGGCGCGCCGGTGCCCACGGGCGTGGGCACCACGCTCGTCGCCGGAGTGTGCGTGGGCTTCGGCACGCGGCTGGGCAGCGGCTGCACCAGCGGCCACGGGGTGTGTGGCCTGGCGCGGGGCTCCAAGCGCTCGCTGGTGGCCACGCTGACGTTCATGGCCGCGGGCGCCGCCACCGTCTTCGTCACCCGGCATCTCTTGGGAGGGCTGTCATGA
- a CDS encoding DUF6691 family protein, with amino-acid sequence MKQVLTAGVAGLLFALGLGMGGMTDPAKVVGFLDVAGAWDPSLAFVMAGALGSYALARRVILRRAAPVLADAFPGAPSASVDGRLVAGAVLFGVGWGLSGYCPGPALVVLPVGGLTVALFVVGMVAGMGVFRALVKQPG; translated from the coding sequence ATGAAGCAGGTCCTCACGGCGGGCGTCGCGGGGCTGCTCTTCGCGCTGGGGCTGGGCATGGGAGGCATGACGGACCCGGCGAAGGTGGTGGGTTTCCTCGATGTGGCGGGCGCTTGGGACCCGAGCCTGGCCTTCGTGATGGCGGGCGCGCTGGGCTCGTACGCGCTGGCGCGCAGGGTCATCCTCCGCAGAGCGGCCCCCGTGCTGGCGGACGCCTTCCCCGGAGCGCCCTCCGCCTCGGTGGATGGACGCTTGGTGGCGGGCGCGGTGCTCTTCGGCGTGGGCTGGGGGTTGTCGGGCTACTGCCCGGGGCCGGCGCTGGTGGTGTTGCCGGTGGGAGGCCTGACGGTGGCGCTCTTCGTGGTGGGAATGGTGGCCGGAATGGGTGTGTTCCGCGCCCTGGTGAAGCAACCTGGGTGA
- a CDS encoding HsdM family class I SAM-dependent methyltransferase yields MPRAANRLLDVDEEKLVHQFPGIDRKAVGAFFTPAPLVERTLSLAMAHLGAGPLTVIDPACGAGAFLSAASKLWPGARLCGLELDPAVARLCQARVPEADVKEGDTLRGGLEPMLAATPPEHRELWVGNPPYNGTSPVLKDAGAYAKLRALLPLALPPGTSLRDDFAFFLLVAAHRLSTRPGVLAFITPASLLDAFLYAPLRQSLLRMLTLREVVDLGPGAFAGTQVRTCITVWSSLPGHVDPPRFERRGAWQHFTPEAPEWRLAPTTPEASALDARWSAEGEPLTTLVPVSLPGVKTRFDELLVDADPERLLARIRAFSVSSLDDLPDFARVHGLSEELLPKLRALKVGPALEVDAKHLRPFFRYGGARHRGTLPPETRAYCYLDRRLIPRGDHRLRGPYDPHVGAVKLLFNVRELPLSAALLQEEGCVHDHRHARFAPLYVPKRLRDEGLRVTRSSTSAEELGPLVPNLSPRGLEWAETLGGPLPAFQAIVRFLNGPEVQRVWAPAFGASRVVPVPLVVPPIGQE; encoded by the coding sequence ATGCCACGCGCCGCGAATAGGTTGCTGGACGTCGACGAAGAGAAGCTCGTCCACCAGTTCCCCGGAATCGACCGCAAGGCGGTGGGGGCGTTCTTCACGCCCGCGCCCCTGGTGGAACGCACGCTATCGCTCGCGATGGCGCACCTGGGAGCCGGGCCACTCACGGTGATTGACCCGGCTTGTGGAGCCGGGGCCTTCCTGTCGGCGGCCTCGAAGCTCTGGCCCGGAGCCCGCCTGTGCGGCCTGGAGCTGGACCCGGCCGTGGCCCGGCTGTGTCAGGCCCGCGTCCCCGAGGCCGACGTGAAGGAGGGCGACACGCTGCGAGGCGGGCTGGAGCCCATGCTCGCCGCCACGCCGCCCGAGCACCGCGAGCTGTGGGTGGGCAATCCGCCGTACAACGGCACCTCGCCGGTGCTGAAGGACGCGGGCGCGTACGCGAAGCTGCGCGCGCTGTTGCCGCTGGCGTTGCCGCCGGGGACCAGCCTGCGCGACGACTTCGCCTTCTTCCTGCTCGTCGCCGCGCACCGGCTGTCCACGCGGCCCGGCGTGCTCGCCTTCATCACCCCGGCGAGCCTGCTGGACGCGTTCCTCTACGCGCCCCTGCGCCAGTCGCTCCTGCGCATGCTGACGCTGCGCGAGGTGGTGGACCTGGGGCCGGGTGCCTTCGCTGGCACGCAGGTGCGCACGTGCATCACCGTGTGGTCCTCGCTGCCGGGCCACGTGGACCCGCCGCGCTTCGAGCGCCGGGGGGCGTGGCAGCACTTCACGCCCGAGGCGCCCGAGTGGCGGCTGGCGCCGACGACGCCGGAGGCCAGCGCGCTGGACGCGAGGTGGAGCGCGGAGGGCGAGCCGCTCACCACGCTCGTCCCGGTGAGCCTGCCCGGGGTGAAGACGCGCTTCGACGAGCTGTTGGTGGACGCGGACCCGGAGCGGCTGCTCGCGCGCATCCGCGCCTTCTCGGTGTCCTCGTTGGACGACCTGCCGGACTTCGCGCGGGTGCACGGGCTGTCCGAGGAGCTGTTGCCCAAGCTGCGCGCGCTGAAGGTGGGCCCCGCGCTGGAGGTGGACGCCAAGCACCTGCGGCCCTTCTTCCGGTATGGCGGCGCGCGGCACCGGGGCACCCTGCCCCCGGAGACGCGGGCGTACTGCTACCTGGACCGGCGGCTGATTCCGCGTGGAGACCACCGGCTGCGCGGGCCGTACGACCCGCACGTGGGCGCGGTGAAGCTGCTCTTCAACGTGCGGGAGCTGCCGCTGTCCGCGGCGCTGCTGCAGGAGGAGGGCTGCGTGCACGACCACCGTCACGCGCGCTTCGCGCCGCTGTACGTCCCCAAGCGGCTGCGCGACGAGGGCCTGCGCGTGACGCGCTCGTCCACGTCCGCCGAGGAGCTCGGGCCGCTGGTGCCCAACCTGTCGCCGCGAGGGTTGGAGTGGGCGGAGACGCTGGGAGGCCCCCTGCCCGCCTTCCAGGCCATCGTGCGGTTCCTCAACGGCCCCGAGGTGCAGCGCGTCTGGGCGCCGGCCTTCGGTGCTTCACGCGTGGTGCCAGTGCCGCTGGTAGTGCCGCCCATCGGACAGGAGTGA
- a CDS encoding superoxide dismutase family protein: MKIRALLTATILTAAAPALAQAPAATPPTPAQAAPAEAPAKKEAPKGETAKATVKDAQGKDVGEITFEQAKQGVVIKGALHDLPPGQHAFHIHETGKCEAPEFKTAGAHFNPTKKAHGMMAHKGKHVGDLPNLYVGQDGKVQFDTFAQGGLTVKSLFDKDGSAVVVHVKEDDYATDPTGDAGGRIACGVVEKQ; encoded by the coding sequence ATGAAGATTCGCGCGCTGCTGACCGCCACCATCCTCACCGCCGCCGCGCCCGCGCTGGCCCAGGCCCCCGCGGCGACGCCCCCCACGCCCGCCCAGGCCGCGCCCGCCGAGGCGCCAGCGAAGAAGGAAGCGCCCAAGGGCGAGACGGCGAAGGCGACGGTGAAGGACGCGCAGGGCAAGGACGTGGGTGAGATCACGTTCGAGCAGGCCAAGCAGGGCGTCGTCATCAAGGGCGCGCTGCACGACCTGCCCCCGGGCCAGCACGCCTTCCACATCCACGAGACGGGCAAGTGCGAGGCGCCGGAGTTCAAGACGGCCGGCGCGCACTTCAACCCGACGAAGAAGGCGCACGGGATGATGGCCCACAAGGGCAAGCACGTGGGTGATTTGCCCAACCTCTACGTGGGCCAGGACGGCAAGGTGCAGTTCGACACGTTCGCCCAGGGCGGGCTGACGGTGAAGTCCCTGTTCGACAAGGACGGCTCGGCCGTCGTCGTCCACGTCAAGGAGGACGACTACGCCACGGACCCGACCGGCGACGCCGGCGGCCGCATCGCGTGCGGCGTGGTGGAGAAGCAGTAG
- a CDS encoding serine hydrolase codes for MRHVLALLLVFLPLSPAFAQSLPADFDATLEKAMKTFDVPGIAVAVVKDGKVVLSKGYGVRKLGDKTPVTADTLFGIASNSKAFTAVALAMLVEEGKLQWDDRVVDHLPSFQMHDAYVTRELTIRDLLVHRSGLGLGAGDLLYFPQSTFTEDEIVSKLRHLPPASSFRSKYAYDNILYLVAGKVIEKVSGRHWRDFVRERIFVPVGMRDSSTLFKALRVSSNVATPHAKADGVLKAISPMGFENNAPAAAINSSVNDLSKWMMTQLALGVIPGTEGKKRLFSEAQSKEMWAAQTVMNVTEPSKPLAGLRANFAAYALGWSLRDYKGHKLVGHGGALPGYYSRVMLVPELNLGVAVLTNQEERGAIEAPMWTVLDAFMGGPATDWVAAFKADDDAKRAKAEAQVAGLRGSRNAESKPSLPLEAYAGTFRDAWYGDVTLTREAEKLVLRFSRTPGLVGELEHWQYDTFVARWKDRSLNADAFVSFSLKPDGAVGEMRMQPVSPLTDFSFDFQDLRFTPVKQAPSAAVAKPVH; via the coding sequence GTGCGTCACGTCCTCGCGCTTCTCCTCGTTTTCCTGCCGCTGTCCCCGGCCTTCGCGCAGTCGCTGCCCGCCGACTTCGACGCCACCCTCGAGAAGGCGATGAAGACCTTCGACGTGCCCGGCATCGCCGTGGCCGTGGTGAAGGACGGCAAGGTGGTGCTGTCCAAGGGCTATGGCGTGCGCAAGCTCGGGGACAAGACGCCGGTGACGGCGGACACGCTGTTCGGCATCGCCTCCAACAGCAAGGCCTTCACGGCGGTGGCGCTGGCGATGCTCGTCGAGGAGGGCAAGCTGCAGTGGGACGACCGCGTGGTGGACCACCTGCCGTCGTTCCAGATGCACGATGCGTACGTCACGCGCGAGCTGACGATTCGCGACCTGCTCGTGCACCGCAGCGGCCTGGGGCTGGGCGCGGGAGACCTGCTGTACTTCCCGCAGTCCACCTTCACCGAGGACGAGATTGTCTCGAAGCTGCGCCACCTCCCTCCGGCGTCGAGCTTCCGCAGCAAGTACGCGTACGACAACATCCTCTACCTCGTGGCGGGCAAGGTCATCGAGAAGGTGAGCGGCCGTCACTGGCGCGACTTCGTGCGCGAGCGCATCTTCGTGCCGGTGGGCATGCGCGACAGCAGCACGCTCTTCAAGGCCCTGCGCGTGAGCAGCAATGTGGCCACGCCGCACGCGAAGGCGGACGGCGTGCTCAAGGCCATCTCGCCGATGGGCTTCGAGAACAACGCGCCCGCGGCGGCCATCAACTCCAGCGTGAATGACTTGTCCAAGTGGATGATGACGCAGCTGGCGCTGGGCGTGATTCCGGGGACGGAGGGCAAGAAGCGGCTGTTCAGCGAGGCGCAGTCGAAGGAGATGTGGGCGGCGCAGACGGTGATGAACGTCACCGAGCCCTCCAAGCCGCTCGCTGGGCTGCGCGCGAACTTCGCCGCGTACGCGCTGGGCTGGTCGCTGCGCGACTACAAGGGCCACAAGCTGGTGGGCCATGGCGGCGCGCTGCCGGGCTACTACTCGCGGGTGATGCTGGTGCCGGAGCTGAACCTGGGCGTCGCGGTGCTGACGAACCAGGAGGAGCGCGGGGCCATCGAGGCGCCGATGTGGACGGTGCTGGACGCCTTCATGGGCGGGCCCGCGACGGACTGGGTGGCCGCGTTCAAGGCGGATGACGACGCGAAGCGCGCCAAGGCGGAGGCCCAGGTGGCCGGCCTGCGTGGCAGTCGCAACGCGGAGAGCAAGCCGTCGCTCCCGCTCGAGGCCTACGCCGGCACGTTCCGCGACGCGTGGTACGGCGACGTGACGCTGACGCGCGAGGCGGAGAAGCTGGTGCTGCGCTTCAGCCGGACGCCGGGCCTCGTCGGCGAGCTGGAGCACTGGCAATACGACACCTTCGTCGCGCGCTGGAAGGACCGCTCGCTCAATGCGGACGCGTTCGTGTCCTTCTCGCTCAAGCCGGACGGGGCGGTGGGGGAGATGCGCATGCAGCCCGTCTCACCGCTCACCGACTTCAGCTTCGACTTCCAGGACCTGCGCTTCACGCCCGTGAAGCAGGCGCCCAGCGCCGCCGTCGCGAAGCCCGTGCACTGA